Proteins from one Arsenophonus apicola genomic window:
- a CDS encoding aminodeoxychorismate synthase component II, which yields MLLIIDNYDSFTYNLYQYLCELGVNVVVKRNDAITISEIETLAPTHLVISPGPCTPNQAGVSLETISYFAGKIPILGVCLGHQAIGQAFGASIVKAREVMHGKVSAIHHNQQGIFKGLNRPLQVTRYHSLVIDAGTLPATFEVTAWTLHDGNIDEIMGIRHKTLPIEGVQFHPESILSEQGHELLNNFLKY from the coding sequence ATGCTTTTGATAATTGATAACTATGATTCGTTTACCTATAACCTTTATCAATATCTGTGTGAATTAGGGGTTAATGTCGTGGTTAAGCGTAATGATGCAATAACTATCTCGGAGATAGAAACATTAGCGCCGACACATTTAGTCATTTCACCAGGTCCATGTACACCTAACCAGGCGGGTGTTTCACTTGAAACAATTTCCTATTTTGCCGGTAAGATCCCAATTTTGGGTGTTTGCCTTGGTCACCAGGCGATTGGACAGGCTTTTGGTGCTTCTATTGTTAAAGCGAGAGAAGTAATGCATGGTAAAGTATCCGCAATTCATCATAATCAGCAAGGTATTTTTAAAGGATTAAATCGTCCATTACAGGTAACTCGTTATCATTCTTTGGTGATTGATGCTGGAACATTGCCCGCAACTTTTGAAGTGACTGCATGGACGTTACATGATGGAAATATTGATGAAATTATGGGTATCCGGCATAAAACACTACCTATTGAAGGTGTTCAATTTCATCCGGAAAGTATCTTGAGTGAGCAAGGACATGAGTTATTAAATAATTTTCTAAAGTATTAA
- a CDS encoding peptidylprolyl isomerase, translating into MLKRFFVPLLVAYMVSISSFAVAAEATIVKLVTSKGNILLELNNKKAPITTDNFIQYVKEGYYQNTIFHRVIPGFMIQGGGFISGLQPQPNIRLPIKNEADNGLRNLRGTIAMARTSAKDSATSQFFINTADNAFLDHGQRDFGYAVFGKVIDGMDVVDKISSVTTTNIGPYQNVPTEEIKIISASIE; encoded by the coding sequence ATGTTAAAACGTTTTTTTGTGCCGCTACTGGTAGCGTATATGGTTAGCATCTCTTCTTTTGCTGTCGCAGCTGAGGCTACTATTGTTAAATTAGTGACTTCTAAGGGGAATATCCTACTTGAATTAAATAATAAAAAAGCGCCTATAACTACCGATAATTTTATTCAGTATGTAAAAGAAGGTTATTATCAAAATACTATTTTCCATCGTGTGATCCCTGGTTTTATGATCCAAGGTGGTGGCTTTATTAGTGGTTTGCAACCTCAACCAAATATTCGCTTGCCAATCAAAAATGAAGCTGATAATGGCTTACGTAATTTACGTGGCACAATTGCAATGGCGCGCACATCAGCTAAGGATAGTGCAACTAGCCAATTTTTTATCAATACAGCAGATAATGCATTCTTAGATCATGGCCAACGTGATTTTGGCTATGCCGTTTTTGGTAAAGTGATTGACGGAATGGATGTAGTTGACAAAATTTCGAGTGTAACAACAACAAATATTGGTCCCTACCAAAATGTACCGACTGAAGAAATAAAAATTATTTCTGCCAGTATAGAATAA
- the yihA gene encoding ribosome biogenesis GTP-binding protein YihA/YsxC: protein MTNKNYNYHQTKFVTSAPDIHHLPNDHGIEIAFAGRSNAGKSSALNALTQQKNLARTSKTPGRTKLINLFEVAEGIRLVDLPGYGYAEVPESVKRQWQQALSEYLQKRKCLKGLIILMDIRHPLKDMDIQMIEWSVAMNIPILVLLTKADKLVPNKRKAQVIAVRNKLKTVAGNLQVETFSSLKKMGIDKLQLKLDEWFNEQHSKHN, encoded by the coding sequence ATGACAAACAAAAATTACAACTATCACCAGACAAAATTTGTCACAAGCGCGCCTGATATTCACCATTTACCAAACGATCATGGGATAGAAATTGCCTTCGCTGGCCGTTCTAACGCCGGTAAATCTAGCGCATTAAATGCACTTACCCAACAAAAAAATTTAGCGCGTACCAGTAAAACACCTGGCAGAACAAAGTTAATCAATCTGTTCGAAGTCGCAGAGGGTATTAGACTGGTTGATTTACCTGGCTACGGTTATGCAGAAGTCCCCGAATCAGTTAAACGCCAATGGCAACAAGCATTAAGCGAATATTTACAAAAAAGAAAATGTTTAAAAGGATTGATAATATTAATGGACATTCGTCATCCATTAAAAGATATGGATATACAAATGATTGAATGGTCTGTGGCAATGAATATTCCAATACTTGTATTGCTAACGAAAGCAGACAAACTAGTTCCGAATAAACGAAAAGCGCAAGTTATTGCCGTACGTAATAAATTAAAAACCGTGGCTGGTAATTTACAAGTTGAAACTTTTTCTTCATTAAAAAAAATGGGTATTGATAAATTACAACTTAAATTAGATGAATGGTTTAACGAGCAACATTCTAAACATAATTAA
- the polA gene encoding DNA polymerase I, whose translation MAQIAENPYILVDGSSYLYRAYHAFPPLTNSAGEPTGAMYGVLNMLRSLIMQYKPSHIAVVFDAKGKTFRDELFEQYKSQRPPMPDDLREQIAPLHEMVAAMGLPLLVVAGVEADDVIGTLALQASKKGLPVLISTGDKDMAQLVTANITLINTMTNTILGPAEVVDKYGVPPELMVDFLALMGDSSDNIPGVPGVGEKTALALLQGIGDLATIYQNLSAIAPLGFRGSKTLAEKMAQHKDIAFLSYKLATIKTNVDLTTDYDGLVMQAPDIEKLHALFSRYEFKCWLADLQNGGWLTKKTAQSSTTTSVNNNDIFLAKEPVAALSTEHYQTILTKADLMQWVEKLQSAKCFAFDTETDSLDTLSAHLIGLSFAIEEGNGAYLPLGHDYLDAPQQLPLDEVLAAIKPILVDKNIQKIGQNLKFDYGIMANYDIELKNMAFDTMLESYVLNSVAGLGRHDMDSLAQRHLNHKTITFEEIAGKGKNQLTFNQIPLEQASTYAAEDADVTLLLHQTLWPQLEAEPKLKGIFQQIEMPLVPVLARMERIGVLIDANKLAKQSQEIASRLMEIEKEAYAIAEQEFNLASPKQLQAILFEKLQLPVVKKTPSGTPSTNEEVLEELAFSHELPKIILQHRSLSKLKSTYTDKLPMMIHPKTKRVHTSYHQAVTATGRLSSRDPNLQNIPVRTEEGRRIRQAFIAREGYKIVAADYSQIELRIMAHLSQDKGLRDAFAEGKDIHRATAAEVFGVLLTDVTNEQRRSAKAINFGLIYGMSAFGLSRQLGITRGQAQHYMDRYFERYPGVLSYMERTRKQAAEQGYVETLAGRRLYLPDINSRNAMRRKASEREAINAPMQGTAADIIKKAMIALDKWIESVKPDLYMLMQVHDELVFEVKESAVERSQQKIRQLMEKSMQLTVPLKVDIGIGNNWDEAH comes from the coding sequence ATGGCTCAAATTGCAGAAAACCCATATATCCTAGTTGATGGCTCTTCTTACCTTTATCGTGCATATCATGCTTTTCCCCCATTAACCAATAGTGCAGGTGAACCAACTGGTGCTATGTATGGTGTTCTTAATATGCTCCGTAGTTTAATTATGCAATATAAGCCGAGTCATATTGCGGTCGTATTTGATGCTAAAGGAAAAACTTTTCGAGATGAATTATTTGAGCAGTACAAATCTCAACGACCCCCGATGCCTGATGATTTACGTGAACAAATAGCGCCGCTACATGAAATGGTTGCTGCCATGGGGCTTCCTTTGTTGGTTGTTGCTGGTGTAGAAGCTGATGATGTAATAGGTACATTAGCTTTACAGGCTAGTAAGAAAGGATTACCTGTATTAATTAGTACAGGTGATAAAGATATGGCTCAATTAGTGACTGCTAATATTACACTCATTAATACTATGACGAACACCATTTTAGGGCCGGCAGAGGTTGTTGATAAATATGGCGTGCCGCCTGAGTTGATGGTTGATTTCCTCGCATTGATGGGTGATTCTTCTGATAATATTCCTGGTGTACCTGGGGTAGGAGAAAAAACAGCATTAGCTTTATTGCAAGGGATTGGCGATCTGGCAACGATTTACCAGAACTTATCAGCAATTGCACCATTGGGATTTCGTGGATCGAAAACATTAGCAGAAAAGATGGCACAACATAAAGATATTGCTTTCTTATCTTATAAATTAGCCACAATTAAGACTAATGTTGACTTAACGACAGATTATGATGGATTGGTTATGCAGGCGCCTGATATTGAAAAGTTACACGCGCTTTTTAGTCGTTATGAATTTAAGTGTTGGTTAGCTGATTTACAAAATGGTGGTTGGCTAACGAAAAAAACTGCTCAATCTTCAACCACTACTTCTGTTAACAATAATGATATTTTTTTAGCTAAAGAGCCGGTTGCCGCATTATCAACAGAACATTATCAAACGATATTGACCAAAGCTGATTTGATGCAATGGGTTGAAAAATTGCAATCGGCAAAGTGTTTTGCCTTTGATACCGAAACTGACAGCCTTGATACGCTATCAGCCCATCTCATTGGACTCTCTTTTGCCATCGAAGAAGGTAACGGTGCTTATCTTCCGCTAGGGCATGATTATCTTGATGCGCCACAACAATTACCCTTAGATGAGGTATTAGCGGCGATAAAACCGATTTTAGTTGACAAAAATATTCAAAAGATTGGTCAGAATTTAAAATTCGATTATGGCATAATGGCAAATTATGATATTGAATTAAAAAATATGGCCTTTGATACGATGCTGGAATCTTACGTATTAAATAGTGTCGCCGGACTGGGACGTCATGATATGGATAGCTTAGCTCAACGGCATCTCAATCATAAAACTATAACTTTTGAAGAGATTGCTGGCAAAGGAAAAAATCAGCTAACGTTCAATCAAATCCCACTCGAACAAGCGTCAACTTATGCAGCCGAAGATGCAGATGTCACTTTATTATTACACCAAACCCTATGGCCTCAGCTAGAGGCAGAACCAAAATTAAAAGGCATTTTTCAACAGATAGAGATGCCGCTAGTACCGGTATTAGCCCGTATGGAGCGGATTGGAGTGCTTATTGATGCAAATAAGCTTGCTAAACAATCTCAGGAGATAGCAAGCCGATTAATGGAAATTGAAAAAGAAGCATATGCTATTGCTGAGCAAGAATTTAATTTGGCATCACCTAAACAGTTGCAAGCCATTTTGTTTGAAAAACTTCAATTGCCAGTGGTAAAGAAAACTCCTAGTGGAACACCTTCCACGAATGAGGAAGTTTTAGAGGAGCTTGCCTTTAGTCATGAGCTGCCAAAAATTATTTTGCAACACCGTAGCTTGTCAAAATTGAAATCGACTTACACCGATAAACTACCGATGATGATCCACCCCAAAACGAAACGGGTACATACTTCCTATCACCAGGCAGTAACGGCAACTGGCAGACTCTCTTCCCGTGATCCTAATTTACAAAATATTCCAGTTAGAACTGAGGAAGGACGAAGGATCCGTCAAGCGTTTATTGCTCGGGAAGGTTATAAAATTGTAGCCGCAGATTATTCGCAAATCGAATTGCGTATTATGGCTCACCTTTCGCAGGATAAAGGATTGCGTGATGCTTTTGCCGAAGGAAAAGATATTCATCGAGCAACTGCGGCAGAGGTTTTTGGTGTATTGTTGACTGATGTTACTAATGAACAGCGTCGTAGCGCAAAAGCGATTAATTTTGGTTTAATCTATGGTATGAGCGCTTTTGGATTATCCCGTCAGTTAGGAATTACGCGTGGCCAAGCGCAGCATTATATGGATCGTTATTTTGAGCGCTATCCTGGTGTTTTAAGTTATATGGAACGTACTCGTAAGCAAGCTGCCGAGCAAGGATATGTTGAAACGCTAGCCGGACGTCGACTCTATTTGCCTGATATTAATTCTCGTAATGCAATGCGACGTAAAGCATCTGAACGTGAAGCTATTAACGCACCAATGCAAGGAACGGCGGCTGATATTATAAAGAAAGCGATGATCGCATTAGATAAATGGATTGAATCGGTAAAACCTGATCTTTATATGTTGATGCAAGTACACGATGAATTAGTATTTGAAGTAAAAGAGTCTGCAGTTGAGAGGTCACAACAAAAAATCCGTCAGTTAATGGAAAAAAGTATGCAACTAACTGTTCCACTAAAAGTTGATATTGGTATTGGTAATAATTGGGATGAAGCACATTAA
- the dsbA gene encoding thiol:disulfide interchange protein DsbA: MNKFWLALIGLVMSYSVSAASYTEGTEFIKIQKAVQNAPRVVEFFSFYCPHCYQFESIYHVSQTVAKNLPKDIKMERYHVDFLGPLGAELTKAWTVAMVLKVEDKVSPLLFEGIQKSESINTPADIKALFIRAGVKSEEYDAALNSFVVKSLVVKQQQAANDFQLRGVPAMFVNGKYMVRNNGITIEDADHYAKAYSDVVNFLISK; this comes from the coding sequence ATGAATAAGTTTTGGTTAGCCTTGATAGGGTTAGTAATGTCTTATAGTGTTTCTGCAGCAAGTTACACAGAGGGTACTGAATTTATCAAAATACAAAAAGCGGTACAAAATGCACCTCGCGTAGTAGAGTTTTTTTCTTTTTACTGTCCACATTGTTATCAATTTGAATCCATCTATCATGTTTCACAAACAGTAGCCAAAAATTTACCTAAAGATATTAAAATGGAACGCTACCATGTTGATTTTTTGGGGCCATTAGGCGCTGAGTTAACCAAAGCTTGGACGGTAGCAATGGTGTTAAAAGTTGAGGATAAAGTGTCACCGTTGCTGTTTGAAGGGATCCAAAAGTCAGAATCGATAAATACACCCGCTGATATTAAAGCATTATTTATTAGAGCTGGCGTCAAAAGTGAAGAATATGATGCAGCGCTAAATAGTTTTGTCGTTAAATCGTTGGTGGTAAAACAGCAGCAAGCAGCGAACGATTTTCAATTACGTGGCGTGCCAGCTATGTTTGTTAATGGTAAGTATATGGTACGTAACAACGGTATAACCATTGAAGATGCCGACCATTATGCTAAAGCTTATTCTGATGTTGTTAACTTTTTAATTAGCAAATAA
- a CDS encoding serine/threonine protein kinase, with the protein MTQQSAFHFKTITPDLIHDALLEVGLYPDSGIFELNSYENRVYQFVDEQRKRYVVKFYRPARWNQTQIQEEHDLMLSLHAAGLSVVAPLFFAGQTVLEYRGFFYAVFPAVGGRQYEADNLLQLEEVGRLIGRIHQIGYQHNFTSRPTIGIDEYLITPREILANTSLLTADLKPSFLLVVDKLIEEVKKRWSQQYRCLRLQGDCHPGNILWRDGPFIVDFDDARNGPAIQDLWMLLNGERREQRIQLEILLEGYTEYAHFDKEQLTLIEPLRAMRMVHYLSWIVRRWEDPAFARAFPWMIEYDFWRKQMLLFSEQINALNEQPLQPGLAY; encoded by the coding sequence GTGACACAGCAAAGTGCTTTTCATTTCAAAACGATTACCCCCGATTTAATTCATGATGCGTTATTAGAAGTTGGATTATACCCTGATTCAGGGATATTTGAGTTGAATAGTTATGAAAACCGAGTTTACCAGTTTGTAGATGAACAGCGTAAGCGTTACGTTGTGAAATTTTATCGTCCAGCTCGCTGGAATCAGACTCAGATTCAAGAAGAGCATGATCTTATGTTATCTTTACATGCAGCAGGTTTATCTGTTGTAGCTCCGCTATTTTTTGCCGGGCAAACTGTATTGGAGTATAGAGGTTTTTTCTATGCAGTTTTTCCAGCTGTTGGTGGACGGCAATATGAGGCTGATAACTTGTTACAGTTGGAAGAGGTTGGCCGATTAATTGGACGTATTCATCAAATAGGATACCAACACAACTTTACCTCTCGCCCAACTATTGGAATTGATGAATATTTAATTACGCCTCGTGAAATTTTAGCTAATACTTCTTTATTGACTGCTGATTTAAAGCCGAGTTTCCTATTAGTTGTTGATAAACTAATTGAAGAAGTAAAAAAACGCTGGTCTCAACAATATCGTTGCCTCCGCTTACAGGGGGATTGTCATCCTGGTAATATTTTGTGGCGAGATGGCCCTTTTATTGTCGATTTTGATGATGCTCGTAATGGCCCAGCAATACAAGATTTATGGATGCTTTTAAATGGCGAACGTCGGGAACAACGAATTCAACTGGAAATATTATTAGAAGGTTATACTGAATATGCGCATTTTGATAAGGAGCAATTAACTCTGATTGAGCCTTTACGGGCAATGCGGATGGTTCATTATTTATCATGGATTGTTCGGCGATGGGAAGATCCGGCTTTTGCGCGTGCTTTTCCTTGGATGATTGAATATGATTTTTGGCGTAAACAGATGTTACTTTTTTCTGAACAGATCAATGCGCTAAATGAGCAGCCTTTGCAACCCGGTTTAGCATATTAA
- a CDS encoding YihD family protein, whose product MKYHRLKEVIELLYPIWQVYPELNLVQLLQKLADEAGFKGDLGDLTDDTLIYHLKMRSSPTEAVIPGLKKDYEDDFKTALLRARGIIKD is encoded by the coding sequence ATGAAATATCATCGGTTAAAAGAAGTTATTGAACTACTGTACCCCATATGGCAGGTATATCCAGAATTAAATTTGGTTCAATTATTACAAAAATTAGCTGATGAAGCTGGTTTTAAAGGAGATCTAGGTGATTTGACCGACGATACTTTGATCTATCATTTAAAAATGCGTAGTTCTCCAACGGAAGCTGTGATACCTGGATTGAAAAAAGATTATGAAGACGATTTCAAAACAGCGCTTTTACGTGCCCGGGGCATTATTAAAGATTAA
- the cutA gene encoding divalent cation tolerance protein CutA — protein MMQQHLNETISHHNNEDIRIVLCTTPDEATAKIIAKQLVVKKLAACVTLLPQAISFYRWQDELEQQTEVQMLIKTHITLQDKVFSHIKTYHPYQVPELLVIAVTDGDINYLAWLKKSLN, from the coding sequence ATGATGCAACAGCATTTAAATGAAACAATTTCACATCACAATAACGAAGATATTCGCATTGTTCTATGTACAACACCCGATGAGGCAACCGCAAAAATCATTGCCAAACAATTAGTTGTTAAAAAACTCGCCGCGTGTGTTACGCTTTTACCACAAGCTATTTCGTTTTATCGCTGGCAAGATGAGCTAGAACAACAAACTGAAGTACAAATGCTCATCAAAACACATATCACTTTACAAGATAAAGTGTTTTCACACATTAAAACCTACCATCCTTACCAAGTTCCCGAATTGTTAGTAATAGCAGTAACCGATGGCGATATTAATTATTTGGCGTGGCTTAAAAAATCTCTAAATTAA
- a CDS encoding PAS and helix-turn-helix domain-containing protein, whose amino-acid sequence MGKTISDKQLGSLHTFLKHEKDPWGIKDLNSRYVYVNNFTHLGIKLDFNIEGILDSELPHPVAELSSDLIIHDNNVIFNDKKEAVIQTSFNFKEKKLKPYFFEKRPFYNESGEIIGTIYHGRELANLCINICHPSVYLFTPPNDLFSNRELDIVFLAQQKLSSKEIAKCLNIAIQTVEVHLKSIYKKVGAHCLRQFIEYCKSTGFDRYVPQKFLKNGIKFVK is encoded by the coding sequence ATGGGAAAAACCATATCAGACAAACAGTTAGGTAGCTTGCACACATTTTTAAAACATGAGAAAGATCCCTGGGGAATTAAAGACTTAAACTCAAGATATGTTTATGTTAATAACTTTACGCATCTAGGAATAAAGCTCGATTTTAATATAGAAGGTATCCTTGATAGCGAATTACCTCATCCTGTGGCTGAATTATCCTCAGATTTAATAATACATGATAACAATGTAATTTTTAATGACAAAAAAGAGGCTGTCATTCAAACCTCATTTAATTTCAAAGAAAAAAAATTAAAACCCTACTTTTTTGAAAAGCGGCCATTTTATAATGAATCTGGTGAAATTATAGGAACAATTTACCACGGACGTGAATTAGCCAACTTATGTATAAACATCTGCCATCCTTCTGTATATTTATTCACTCCTCCTAATGATCTTTTTTCCAATAGAGAACTAGATATCGTTTTCCTTGCCCAGCAAAAACTTAGTAGTAAAGAAATAGCCAAATGCTTAAATATTGCTATCCAAACCGTAGAAGTCCATCTGAAGAGCATTTATAAAAAAGTGGGCGCACATTGTTTAAGACAATTCATTGAATACTGTAAATCAACCGGATTTGATAGATATGTTCCACAAAAATTTTTAAAAAACGGAATAAAATTTGTTAAATAA
- a CDS encoding purine-cytosine permease family protein: MSDHASYSLYRVPLNARLSLFNVTLIRIGQMTSLSQFMLGAMLGHAMTFEQAMIATLCGTLILELLSLGLGIAGAKEGLSISLLSRWCGFGRLGSALVGIIIAVSLLGWFGIQNSILANSLNYSTNNWFGFSWAAIISGLTLTTLVAFGVKALNWTAKISVPLFSLVVGWIFFLLVKDHNIINLITTTPTGTAMGLSAAITAVVGGCMTGAFTTPDISRYCQSSKHVFWMTLTSIIIGEFIVNGIAILIAHALNTHDVVTIMGQTAGWIGLLTVILSAIKINDLNLYSSSLGVASAVEGLTGKKLSYVWLTITLGCIGTILSVLGILEGFVTFLTFLGILFPPIIGVMLIDYYIIHTNRKLLDCSRQKGELPSLTSIPLVGWNAIISCLLGSVVGATTDFGIPSLNSLLSASIAYWLLCTFLTKK, translated from the coding sequence ATGTCTGACCATGCTTCATATTCACTATATAGGGTGCCTCTTAATGCCAGATTAAGTTTATTTAATGTAACATTAATCAGAATAGGGCAAATGACCTCACTATCACAATTTATGCTCGGCGCAATGTTGGGTCATGCCATGACATTTGAGCAGGCAATGATAGCAACATTATGCGGTACTTTAATACTAGAATTATTAAGTTTGGGTTTGGGAATTGCCGGGGCAAAAGAGGGATTATCAATTAGTTTACTTTCTCGGTGGTGCGGATTTGGGCGTCTAGGCTCAGCGCTGGTCGGGATAATTATCGCTGTTAGTTTGCTCGGTTGGTTTGGTATACAAAATTCAATTTTAGCTAATAGCCTCAATTATTCAACTAATAATTGGTTCGGCTTCAGCTGGGCTGCTATCATCTCAGGCTTGACGCTAACAACGTTAGTTGCTTTCGGCGTTAAGGCTTTAAATTGGACAGCAAAAATCTCTGTACCCCTATTTAGTCTGGTAGTAGGCTGGATTTTCTTTTTATTAGTAAAAGATCACAATATTATTAATTTAATCACCACTACACCTACCGGAACAGCAATGGGTCTAAGTGCTGCGATCACAGCCGTTGTTGGTGGATGTATGACTGGCGCCTTCACTACACCAGATATTAGCCGTTATTGTCAAAGTAGTAAGCATGTCTTTTGGATGACATTAACCTCAATTATCATCGGTGAATTTATTGTTAATGGGATTGCAATATTAATTGCCCACGCACTAAACACTCATGATGTAGTGACAATTATGGGACAAACAGCCGGATGGATAGGTCTTCTTACGGTTATTTTATCAGCTATAAAAATTAATGACTTGAACCTTTATTCTTCATCATTAGGGGTTGCTAGTGCTGTTGAAGGGCTGACAGGCAAAAAGTTGTCTTACGTTTGGCTAACAATTACTTTGGGATGTATAGGAACTATTTTATCTGTTTTAGGTATCTTAGAGGGGTTTGTCACTTTTCTCACTTTTCTCGGTATCCTTTTCCCTCCTATTATAGGAGTAATGTTGATTGATTATTATATCATTCACACTAATCGTAAATTACTCGATTGTTCTAGACAAAAGGGTGAATTACCAAGCTTAACATCAATACCCTTAGTCGGATGGAATGCCATTATATCCTGTCTATTAGGCAGCGTTGTTGGCGCTACAACCGACTTTGGCATACCATCATTAAATTCTTTATTAAGCGCTAGTATCGCATATTGGTTACTGTGCACTTTTTTAACAAAAAAATGA
- a CDS encoding nitrilase-related carbon-nitrogen hydrolase, producing MLQIALAQIDTILGDKESNLLKIERLCKKAASNNTDIICFPELATTGYSPELLRTKLWSLSESNGGETDQLLSKLSTQLNLTIICGFIERGEILGKIFNSAGIWTPNNKSWIGTFQKTHLVNHERTWFTAGNKIPIFDTPKCRIGVMICHDAGFPELARILALKGADILFLPAAWHKENKDIWSINCASRALENGIHLVAVNRWGKEKDLNFFGGSQLIGARGQSLKVASYNDEDLAFCEVDFNLQAKSRLEIPYLRDRRTDIYSIRYLSEK from the coding sequence TTGTTACAGATTGCGCTTGCTCAAATTGATACAATTTTGGGTGATAAGGAAAGTAATTTATTAAAAATAGAAAGATTATGTAAAAAAGCGGCATCGAATAATACGGATATTATCTGTTTCCCTGAATTAGCAACAACTGGCTATTCGCCAGAATTATTACGTACTAAACTATGGTCGCTTAGTGAATCGAATGGTGGAGAAACTGACCAGTTATTAAGTAAACTCTCAACACAGCTAAATTTAACCATTATATGCGGATTTATTGAACGGGGAGAAATTTTAGGCAAAATTTTTAATTCAGCAGGTATTTGGACGCCAAACAATAAAAGTTGGATTGGAACGTTTCAAAAAACGCATTTGGTTAACCATGAAAGAACTTGGTTTACTGCAGGGAATAAGATACCTATATTTGACACGCCAAAGTGCCGTATTGGGGTAATGATTTGTCATGATGCTGGTTTTCCTGAACTCGCAAGAATTCTAGCCTTGAAAGGAGCAGATATTCTGTTTCTTCCCGCTGCCTGGCATAAAGAAAATAAAGATATTTGGTCGATAAATTGTGCCAGTCGAGCTTTGGAAAATGGCATTCATTTGGTGGCTGTGAATAGATGGGGCAAAGAAAAAGATCTCAATTTCTTTGGTGGTAGTCAATTAATAGGAGCACGTGGACAGTCGTTAAAAGTAGCATCTTACAATGATGAAGATCTTGCTTTTTGCGAGGTTGATTTTAACTTACAAGCAAAAAGCAGATTAGAGATACCTTATTTGCGGGATAGGCGGACAGATATTTATTCTATTAGATATTTATCTGAAAAATAG
- the mobA gene encoding molybdenum cofactor guanylyltransferase MobA — translation MVKIGITGVILAGGQARRMNGCDKGQIQIVGKPLYQYAISKLLPQVDYLLINANRNITEYQQAGYPVIVDTIVDFAGPLAGMLASLYAAQTSWVVFVPCDVPDFPDNLVIKLWQGRKENVGSYVTSAGSNHPTFALLHRSVIPALEENLFKHQHKVMSFMEKICASAVNFVQDGKNFVNLNTLAECYQWEQQQTNDK, via the coding sequence ATGGTTAAAATTGGCATTACTGGCGTAATATTAGCAGGTGGACAAGCCCGTCGAATGAATGGGTGCGATAAAGGGCAAATCCAGATTGTAGGCAAACCCCTTTACCAATATGCAATTTCAAAACTGTTGCCACAAGTTGATTATCTACTCATTAATGCCAATCGAAATATTACCGAATATCAACAAGCAGGATACCCTGTCATTGTTGATACCATAGTCGATTTTGCTGGCCCTCTAGCTGGCATGTTAGCATCTCTTTATGCCGCTCAAACATCTTGGGTCGTTTTTGTACCTTGTGATGTTCCTGATTTTCCCGATAACCTAGTGATAAAACTTTGGCAAGGCCGCAAAGAAAATGTGGGCAGTTATGTCACTAGTGCCGGTTCAAACCATCCAACTTTTGCATTACTCCATCGTTCTGTTATTCCGGCACTAGAAGAAAATTTATTCAAGCATCAGCATAAGGTAATGTCTTTTATGGAAAAAATTTGCGCTTCCGCAGTAAATTTTGTTCAGGATGGCAAAAATTTTGTTAATCTCAATACATTGGCAGAATGCTATCAATGGGAGCAACAGCAAACAAATGATAAATAA